From a region of the Pseudanabaena sp. ABRG5-3 genome:
- a CDS encoding chemotaxis protein CheW produces MLISQKKEETLKFLIFSMGDLNLAMGIDSVVRIIPLPKIYRSGDKLLGIIIYEDQEIVVIDLYKKIYGQEANIMKGFLVIFGGIRSLYGITIATLPNVQDVALSSLQAIPADYRDRDTLGIASHMMQIPIKKFEEPQTVFLLDAELLLKMAET; encoded by the coding sequence ATGCTCATCAGTCAGAAAAAAGAAGAAACACTTAAATTCCTCATCTTTTCGATGGGAGATCTCAATTTAGCAATGGGAATTGATAGTGTAGTGCGAATCATTCCCTTGCCAAAAATCTATCGTAGTGGTGATAAGTTATTGGGCATAATTATCTATGAAGATCAAGAGATCGTCGTAATCGATTTATATAAAAAAATTTATGGTCAAGAGGCGAATATTATGAAGGGCTTCTTGGTGATTTTTGGGGGAATACGCAGTCTATACGGCATCACGATCGCAACTTTGCCAAATGTACAGGATGTAGCTCTAAGTAGCTTGCAAGCAATCCCAGCCGACTATCGCGATCGCGATACGTTAGGTATTGCTAGCCATATGATGCAGATACCTATCAAAAAATTTGAAGAGCCGCAAACGGTCTTTTTATTAGATGCAGAACTATTGCTCAAAATGGCTGAGACCTAA
- a CDS encoding DNA alkylation repair protein — protein MAKVQPPLDLSGLQAELQALANPEKAIALARYFKTGKGEYGEGDHFLGITVPAQRKLAKKYRALELSAIAQLLDGEWHEERLTGLLILTYQLPKANSEKQQAIVDFYLAHTKAVNNWDLVDISCRPILGKYLLSRDRQILYQLAQSSNLWEQRIAIVTTGELIKHQSYEDTLAIAKILLNHPHDLIHKAVGWMLRESGKQDRQVLINFLEQYAPQMPRVMLRYAIEHFDQPQRQDYLQRKA, from the coding sequence ATTGCCAAAGTTCAACCTCCTCTTGATCTCTCTGGCTTACAAGCAGAGTTACAAGCCCTTGCGAATCCTGAAAAAGCGATCGCACTGGCGCGTTACTTCAAGACAGGCAAAGGTGAATATGGCGAAGGCGATCACTTTTTAGGAATTACAGTGCCTGCCCAGCGCAAACTTGCTAAAAAATATCGTGCTTTGGAACTCAGTGCGATCGCCCAATTACTAGATGGTGAATGGCATGAAGAAAGGCTTACAGGTTTATTGATCCTTACCTATCAGTTGCCTAAAGCGAATTCTGAAAAGCAACAAGCGATCGTTGACTTTTACCTTGCCCATACTAAGGCTGTGAATAATTGGGATCTTGTGGATATTAGCTGCCGTCCCATTTTAGGCAAATATCTTTTATCGCGCGATCGCCAAATTCTCTATCAATTAGCACAATCATCTAATCTGTGGGAACAGCGTATTGCGATCGTCACTACAGGTGAACTGATTAAACATCAATCCTATGAAGATACTTTGGCGATCGCTAAAATATTATTAAATCATCCCCATGATCTCATTCACAAGGCAGTGGGTTGGATGCTGCGAGAGAGCGGCAAACAGGATCGGCAGGTTTTAATCAACTTCCTAGAGCAATATGCACCGCAAATGCCAAGGGTAATGTTGCGCTATGCGATCGAGCATTTCGATCAACCACAGCGACAGGATTATTTACAGCGTAAAGCTTAG